The following coding sequences lie in one Lolium perenne isolate Kyuss_39 chromosome 2, Kyuss_2.0, whole genome shotgun sequence genomic window:
- the LOC127335073 gene encoding probable protein phosphatase 2C 41 — translation MAKFCCFGSGATGRASASSGKGKGCQGQVKVSYGFSLTRGKTNHPMEDFHVAELAEVKGNELGLFAIYDGHLGDTVPAYLQKNLFPNILNEEEFWAHPDRALTKAYEKTDQAILSHTPDLGPGGSTAVTAILINGRKLWVANVGDSRAVLLKGGEAIQMSIDHDPNAERGAIENRGGFVSNMPGDVPRVCGQLAVSRAFGDRNLKSLLKSEPDVTVEDIDHTAELVVLASDGVWKVMNNREAVDLVKRFKDPQTAAKQLIAEAVKRESKDDISCVVVRFKM, via the exons ATGGCCAAGTTTTGCTGCTTCGGCTCAGGG GCGACAGGGCGTGCATCGGCCTCCTCTGGTAAAGGGAAAGGCTGCCAGGGCCAAGTCAAGGTTAGCTATGGGTTTAGCCTTACAAGGGGAAAGACGAATCATCCCATGGAGGATTTTCATGTCGCTGAACTCGCGGAAGTTAAAGGAAATGAGCTTGGCCTTTTTGCTATTTATGACGGCCATTTAGGAGATACCGTTCCTGCCTACCTACAGAAAAATTTGTTTCCAAATATTTTGAACGAG gaagagttttgggcaCATCCGGACAGAGCACTCACAAAGGCTTACGAAAAGACAGACCAGGCTATCCTGTCGCATACTCCAGATTTGGGGCCAGGTGGCTCCACTGCTGTAACTGCCATCCTTATAAATGGCAGGAAGTTGTGGGTAGCTAATGTCGGGGACTCTAGAGCGGTTCTGTTGAAAGGAGGTGAGGCCATACAGATGTCAATTGACCATGACCCGAATGCCGAGCGTGGCGCTATTGAAAACAGGGGaggttttgtttcaaacatgccaG GGGATGTTCCCAGAGTATGTGGGCAGTTGGCGGTGTCGAGAGCTTTTGGAGACAGAAATCTAAAATCACTTTTGAAATCAGAgcctgatgtaacagttgaagatATCGATCACACTGCTGAGCTAGTTGTCCTTGCAAGTGATGGAGTTTGGAAG GTCATGAACAATCGGGAAGCTGTTGATTTGGTGAAAAGGTTCAAGGACCCACAAACAGCTGCCAAACAATTAATTGCTGAAGCAGTGAAAAGAGAGAGCAAAGATGATATATCATGCGTGGTTGTTCGGTTCAAGATGTAA